A DNA window from Selenomonas sp. oral taxon 126 contains the following coding sequences:
- the kdsB gene encoding 3-deoxy-manno-octulosonate cytidylyltransferase, giving the protein MKVLCIIPARYASTRLPGKPLRDIAGKPMIVRVYERAVRARLVQDVVVATDDERILAAVEEHGGRAVMTRADHATGTDRLAEVAEKMMDYDLIINVQGDEPLIDPAVIDALVEPFLADECLPMATAKTLLTDEEEMANPNNVKVITDQRGNALYFSRACIPYARNPGAKVYKHIGIYAYRRDFLLAYARMAQTPLELSESLEQLRALENGHTIRVIETDAVFIGVDTEEDLAAVNEVYCREGIY; this is encoded by the coding sequence ATGAAGGTTCTCTGCATTATTCCCGCGCGCTACGCATCCACGCGTCTGCCGGGCAAGCCCCTGCGCGACATTGCGGGTAAGCCCATGATCGTGCGCGTCTATGAGCGCGCCGTGCGGGCGCGGCTCGTGCAGGATGTCGTCGTTGCAACGGACGACGAGCGCATCCTCGCTGCCGTCGAGGAGCACGGTGGACGCGCCGTCATGACGCGCGCCGACCATGCGACGGGGACGGACCGACTCGCCGAGGTCGCGGAGAAAATGATGGACTATGACCTCATCATCAACGTGCAGGGCGACGAACCACTCATCGACCCCGCCGTGATCGACGCGCTCGTCGAGCCGTTTCTCGCGGACGAGTGCCTGCCGATGGCGACGGCAAAGACCCTGCTCACGGACGAGGAGGAGATGGCGAACCCGAACAACGTCAAGGTCATCACCGACCAACGCGGCAACGCGCTCTACTTCTCCCGTGCGTGCATTCCCTACGCGCGCAATCCGGGCGCAAAGGTATACAAGCACATCGGCATCTACGCCTATCGCCGCGACTTCCTGCTTGCGTATGCGCGCATGGCGCAGACCCCACTCGAACTCTCCGAGTCCCTCGAGCAGCTGCGCGCGCTCGAGAACGGACACACAATCCGCGTCATTGAGACGGACGCCGTCTTTATCGGCGTCGATACCGAGGAGGATCTTGCAGCTGTCAATGAAGTTTACTGCAGAGAAGGCATTTATTGA
- the kdsA gene encoding 3-deoxy-8-phosphooctulonate synthase — translation MNKVKLANFEIGGGEPLVLLAGPCVLEGLERSLMIGRGIKEIADRLGIPYVFKASFDKANRSAYHSFRGPGLEEGVKILGTIRAELGVPVVTDIHETCQAEPVAKVADILQIPAFLSRQTDLLHAAAQTGAIVNVKKGQFLSPNDMRNVVDKIHESGSDRILLTERGESFGYNNLVVDMRSFPIMRSFGYPVIFDGTHSVQLPGGAGTSSGGQREYVEYLVRAAVGAGVDGLFLEVHDNPPEALSDGANMVYLDKLEDLLKDALAIYEIVRKKLK, via the coding sequence ATGAACAAAGTGAAGCTGGCGAATTTTGAGATCGGCGGAGGTGAGCCGCTGGTGCTCCTCGCGGGACCCTGTGTCCTCGAAGGACTCGAGCGCTCGCTCATGATCGGACGCGGCATCAAGGAGATCGCGGATCGTCTTGGCATTCCCTACGTATTCAAGGCATCCTTTGACAAGGCGAACCGCTCTGCCTACCATAGCTTCCGCGGCCCCGGGCTCGAGGAGGGCGTGAAGATCCTCGGTACGATCCGTGCGGAGCTCGGCGTGCCCGTCGTCACCGACATTCACGAGACTTGTCAGGCGGAGCCCGTCGCAAAGGTTGCGGACATCCTGCAGATTCCTGCATTCCTCTCGCGGCAGACCGACCTTCTCCATGCGGCGGCACAGACGGGCGCCATCGTCAACGTGAAGAAGGGGCAGTTCCTCTCGCCGAACGATATGCGCAACGTCGTCGACAAGATCCACGAGAGCGGCAGTGACCGCATCCTCCTCACGGAGCGCGGCGAGAGCTTCGGCTACAACAACCTCGTCGTCGATATGCGCTCCTTCCCCATCATGCGCAGCTTCGGCTATCCCGTCATCTTCGACGGGACGCACAGCGTGCAGCTGCCGGGCGGCGCGGGCACGAGCTCGGGCGGACAGCGCGAGTATGTCGAGTACCTTGTGCGCGCAGCTGTCGGCGCGGGCGTCGACGGACTCTTCCTCGAGGTGCATGACAACCCGCCCGAGGCACTGTCGGACGGGGCGAACATGGTCTATCTCGACAAACTCGAAGACCTCCTGAAGGATGCCCTCGCCATCTACGAGATTGTACGCAAAAAGCTGAAATAG